GAGGTTCTCGGTCCGGGCCACCTCCAGCAGGGTGGCGCGGGTCACGCCGCGCAGGATGTTTGCGGTGGTGTCGCGGGTCACGAGCACCCCGTCCGCCGTGACGATCCAGGCGTTGGACGAGGCGCCCTCGGTCACCAGGCCGTCGGCGTCGATGAACCAGGCCTCGGCCGAGCCGGCTTCCCGGGCGGCCTGCTTGGCCAGGACATTGGGCAGGAGGCCCACCGTCTTGATGTCGCAGCGGCCCCAGCGGTTCTCGGGCGTGGTGATGACCCCGACGCCAGCGGTGGCGCGGGCCTCGGCGGCCTGGGGATCGACGCGCTTGACGGTCACCACAACGGCGGGCGGGACCGGTTCGGCCGGGAAGGCGTGGTCGCGGGGGGCGACGCCGCGGCTGACCTGCAAGTAGACGAGGCCGTCGCGAATGTGGTTCCGGCGGACGGTTTCCTTCAGCACGGTGGTAAGGGCCGCCCGGCTCATGGGCATGTCGATGGACAGCTCGCCCAGGCTCCGCTCCAGCCGGGCGAAGTGCCCCTCCGGATCGCACAGGCGCCCGTCCGACATGGCCCAGACCTCGTAGATGGCGTCTGCGAGCTGGTAGCCCCGGTCCTCGATGTGCACGGCGGCGTCCGCATGCCGGACATAGGCGCCGTTGACGTAGGCGACGCGTCCCATCAGCCCTCCTCCCCCTCAGTGACAGCCCGGCCGCCGGACAGGCCCAGGGACTTCAGCTTCCGGTGCAGGGCCGAGCGCTCCATGCCGATGAAGGCCGCGGTCCGCGAGATATTGCCCGAGAACCTCAGCATCTGGGCGTGGAGGTAATCGCGCTCGAAGACTTCCCGGGCCTCCCGGAGCGGCAGGGAGATGATCCGCTCCGCCCCGAAGCCGCCGCCGGTGCGCTCCTGCGCCTCGGGCTCGGGCGGGATCATCTCGGAGGTGATGGGCTCGGCCGGATCCCCGGAGGCCAGGATCAGGAGGCGCTCGATCTGGTTGCGGAGCTGGCTCAGGTTACCCGGCCAGTCGCGCACCTGCAGGGAGGCCAGTGCGTCGTCCGACAGCCGACGGCGCGGCAGTCCGGCGCCCTCCGAGATCCTCTGGATGAAGAAGTCGACCAGCTCGGGAATGTCCTCGCGCCGTTCGGCCAGGCCCGGCACGCCCAGGGGCACGACGTTCAGCCGGTGGAAGAGGTCCTCGCGGAACCGCCCTTCGGCGATCTCCGCCCTCAGGTCCCGGCAGGTCGAGGAGACCACGCGCACGTCCACCTGCACGTCCGAGGCGCCGCCGACCCGGCGGAACCTCTGGTCGACCAGGACACGCAGGATGCGGCTCTGGGTCTCGCGGGGCATGTCCGCCACCTCGTCGAGGTAGAGGGTCCCCCCGTGGGCGCGCTCGAAGACGCCGATCTTGGCGGGCCGGCCTGCCTCGCCCTCCTCGCCGAACAGCTCGATGTCGACCCGCTCGGGGGTCATTCCCGCGGCGCTGATGACCATGAACTCGTTCCGGCCCCGCGGGCTGGCGGCATGGATCATCCGGGCGACGGTCTCCTTGCCCGCGCCCGGAGGGCCTGAGATCAGCACCCGGCTGTTCGCCGTCGCCAGCTTGTTGATCAGGCCGCGAAGCTGCTGGACCACCTGCGAGCGTCCGATCAGGCCGTCTGGCGTCACCGTGCGGGCGCGCAGGCGACGGTTCTCCCGGCGCAGGTTGGCGGCCTCCAGGGCCCGCTCCACCACCAGCAGCAGCCGGTCCGACTTGAAGGGCTTCTCGAGGAACTCGTAGGCGCCGCGCTTGATGGCGCTGACCGCCGTCTCGATGTTTCCGTGGCCCGAGATCATGATCACCGGCAGGTCGGTGTCCAGGCCCTTGACCATGTCCAGGAGCTCCAGCCCGTCCATGCCCCCGCCCTGCATCCAGATGTCCAGGATCAGGAGGGACGGCTTGCGGGCCCGGATCTCGGCCAGGGCCGATTCCGAGTCGTTGGCGGTGCGGACCGCATAGCCCTCGTCGGTCAGGATCCCTGCGACCAGGTCCCGGATGTCGGCTTCGTCGTCGACCACAAGCACGTCCGCGGCCATCATGCGCTCTCCACTTTCGGGATCGTCCGGGTCGCCTGCGCGACGGACAGGGGCAGCCTGAGAAGGACGCGGGCCCCCGGCCCGGCCTCGGCGTCGGCAAGGACCAGGTCGCCGCCATGGTCCTCCATCACGCGCTTGACGATGGCCAGGCCGAGGCCCGTCCCTTTCTCGCGCGTTGTCACATAGGGTTCGGTCAGCCGGTCGCGGTCCTTCGCCGGTAGGCCCAGTCCGTTGTCCTCGATGACAAAGGCCAGGCCCTGATCGTCCAGGCGCAGGTCCGCCAGGATCCGGCCGGGCGGGTCAGGCTGGGCGGACAGCCGCGCGCGGACCGCCTCGGCGGCGTTCTTGAGCACGTTGGCCAGGGCCTGGGCCAGCATCCGGCCGTCCGCCCGCAGGATGACGTCAGGCAGGGGCTCGCCGATCACCCATTCAATGTCCGGATCGGCGACCCGGCGCCCGAAGACCGCCTCGCGAAGCAGCTCGGCCGCGTCCTGGTCCGAGGGCTGGGGCGCCGGCATGCGGGCGAAGGCCGAGAATTCGTCGACCATCCGGCCGATATCCCCGACCTGTCGCACGATGGTCTCGGTGCAGCGGTCGAAGGTGTCCAGGTCCGCCGCCTCGACATTGCGCCGGAACTTGCGGCGGATGCGCTCGGCCGACAGCTGGATGGGGGTCAGGGGATTCTTGATCTCGTGGGCGATGCGCCGGGCCACGTCCCGCCAGGCCGCATTCCTCTGGGCGGAGACCAGGCGCGTGATGTCGTCGAAGGTCAGCACCAGGCCCTCGCCGATCCGGCTGGCCCGGACCCGAAGACGCACGGTCTCGCGGCCACGGCTGATGTCCACCTCGCCCTCGGCATGGCCCACCGTCCGGGCGGCGGCCAGGATCTCGCCCATCTCCGGGGCGGCGGATTCCAGGGTGGTGGGCGAAGCGAAGACCGGGTCCTCAGGCAGGTCCAACAGTCTTGCGGCCTGCCGGTTCACAGCAGAGATCCGGCCGTCCGCACCCGTGGCGACCACGCCGGCGGACACCTCCGAGAGCACGGCCTCGATGAACTGCCGCCGCCGCCGGGCCTCGTCGCTGGCTCGGGTCAACGCTTCCTGCTGCTGCGACAGGTCCCGCGTCATGTCGTTGAAGGCCCGGGACAGGACGGCGATCTCCTCGGGGTCGGACTCGGCGTCCACCCGGGCGGTCAGGTCGCCCCGCGCCACGCGCTCGGCGGCCTGCACCAGGCGCCCGACCGGCGCCGAGATGGAATGGGCCGCGCCCATGCCCAGCCAGACCGCGCCGATCAGCACCAGGAGGGCGGTCTCCACATAGGCCAGGGCGAAGGCCCTCTGGATCCGGTCCCGGCTCTGGGCGGCGTCGCGGTAGGAGACCAGGGCCTGCTCGGCCTCGGACAGGTTGGCCACGACGCCCTCGCCCACCGGCCGCACCAGGTAGAGGTAGGCGTCCGGGTAGGACTTCAGCCGGAAGACGGTCCGGGTCAGGTTGGCCGAGACGAAGATGTCGCCCTCGTCCGCCGCCCGGAAGGCCTGCTCCGGAGGGGTCAGGAAGGCCGGCGCCGAGGCGCTCTCCGCCCGGGCCAAGACGCGCCCTTCCCGGTCGATCAGGTAGGCGGCGGGAAAGTCGTTGTCCGCCGCCTGTTGGGCCAGGAACAGGCCGAAGGTCACCGGGGAGTCGCCCAGGGCGCCGGCTGCGCCGTTCAGGTCGGTGGCGATCAGGGTGACGTGTTCACGCACATAGCGCTTCTGTTCCTCAAGATAGCTCCGGAACACCGTCGCGGAGTTCTCGACCACGGTCTGGACCCGTGTGGAGAACCAGTCCTCCACGCCACGGTTGACCAGCACCCCGTAGAACAGGGCCACCACCAGGGCCGGGGCGGTCGCCGCCGCGGCGAACAGGGTCACGAAACGCAGGCGCAGCCGGGCTGCGGGATCGGCTGTCCGGTCCCTGAGGAGGCCCAGCACGGTGCGCCCGGCCGCGGCGAGCAGCCAGAGGATCAGTACCAGGCTGGCGCCCAGGACCCAGAGGATGTTGAGGCTGGCGGGCGCCAGGGGCCCGGACTGCGGCGGAGAGGCGGCCAGGAAGATGCCAAGCCCGGTCAGGAGGGCTGCGGCCAGATAGACCCCGCCCGTCGTCATGCTGGACCCCGCCAGGACGCGGATCGGGCCCAGCCGGCGACCGGCGGCCTCCAGGAACGGACTCAAGCCCATCATGGGACGCATGCTAGGGCGGACTGTGCCCCACAATCAACAGCGCGTTGCCAAAAAGCGTCAGCTGACGCCCCTAGCGACGCGCGCGGGTCATCTCCACGCCCAGGTCCTGGATCTTCTTGCGCAGGGTGTTCCGGTTGAGCCCGAGGATCTCGGCGGCGCGCACCTGGTTGCCCCGGGTGCCCGCCAGGGTCAGGGCGATCAGCGGTCGCTCCACCTCCTCCAGGATCCGGTCATAGAGACCCGGCGGCGGCAGGCCCTCGGGGAAGGTCGCGAAATGCCCGGCGAGGTACCTGTCGACAAGGCCGGACAGGGTCACCGGCCCCTCCTGCCCCCTCAGGGGCGCCTGCTGGTCGGCCAGCTCCAGCTCGATGATCCGGGCGGTGATCAGCTCTTCGCCGTAGAGGGCGCAGATCCGCCGGATCAGGTTCTCCAGCTCGCGGACATTCCCCGGCCAGCTGTGCGCCTTCAGCCGGTCCAGGGCCCCGCCGTCGATCGTCTTGGCCGGCAGGCCCTCGCGGTTTGCGCGAAGCAGGAAGCTCCTCGCCAGGTCGGGGATGTCCTCGGCCCGGTCGCGCAGGGGCGGGATGCGCAGGGGCGCCACGTTCAGCCGGAAATACAGGTCCTCGCGGAACAGGCCCTGCTGGATCAGGCCCCTCAGGTCGCGGTTGGTGGCCGCGATGATCCGCACGTTGGGGCGACGCCCGGTCCGCGGGTTGATCGCCGTCTCCGAGCCGTCGATCACGCGCAGCAGTCGGGTCTGGGCGTCGAGGGGCATGTCGCCGATCTCGTCGAGGAACAGGGTCCCGCCGTCGGCCTCCACCAGCTTGCCGATGTCGCCGTCATTGCGCCCGAACAGCTCGGTCTCGACCCGCTCGCGGGGTACGGCGGCCAGGTTGATCACCACGAAGCGGCCGTCCCGCCGGCGGCCCATGTCGTGCAGGGCGCGGGCGACAAGCTCCTTGCCGGTGCCGCTCTCGCCAAGGATCAGCACCGTCAGGTCCGCGCCGACCAGCCGGGCGATGGTCCGGTAGACCTCCTGCATGGGCGCCGAGCGGCCGATGAGCGGCAGGCGCTCGTCCCGCGCCGCCCGCGCCTGGGCCCGTGAGGCCTCCACGTCCGCCGGCCGCGACAGGGCCCGCCGGGCCACCGCCGTGATGTCCTCCAGGTCGAAGGGCTTGGAGACGTACTCAAAGGCCCCGGCGTCGGCGGCGTTCACCGCCGTCAGCAGGGTGTTCTGGGCGCTCATCACGATGACCGGCAGGCGCGGGCGCTCCTTGCGGATCCGCGGCAGGACATCAAAGACGTTCTCGTCGGGCATGATCACGTCGGTGATGACGAGGTCGCCCTCCCCCTCCGAGACCCATTTCAGCAGGGTCGCCGCATTCCCGGTGGCCCGCACCTGATATCCCAGCCGGGTAAAGGTCTGGCTCAGCACCAGCCGGATGGAGCTGTCATCGTCGGCGATGATGATCTTCTTGGTCGCGGCGTTCATGCCGGATCCTCCGTGACGATGGGCAGGAGCACCCGGAACACCGTCCGTCCCGGCTCCGAGGTGAAGTCGATCAATCCGCAGTGCGCGGACACCAGCTTCGAGACCAGGGCCAGGCCGAGACCCACCCCGCCGTTCCGGCCGGTGACGAAGGGTTGGAAAAGGCTGTCGCGAAGGTGGGCCGGCACCCCAGGCCCATTGTCTATGACCCGCACCTCGAGGGGCGTGCTGCGCAGGCCCCGGGCCCCGCCCGTGCGAATCCGCACCCCGTGCCGGAAGGCGGTCCGGATGACGATCTCGCCCTGCCCATCGCCCCGGCGGTGCGCCGCCTCGGCGGCGTTCTTCACCAGGTTCAGGAAGATCTGGATCAGCTGGTCCTCGTCGCCTGGCGTCAGCGGCAGGGAGGGGTCGTAGTCCTCGACCACCGAGAGCCCCTCGCCCACCCCGTTCACCGCCAGGGTCCGGACCCGGTCGAGGACCAGGTGGATGTTGATCGGCCTGCAGACCGGCGCGGCGTCGTCCGAAAAGGCCTCCATCCGGTCGACCAGCCGCTTCACCCGGTCGACCTCGTCCACGATCAGCTGGGCCAGGGGCGTATCCTCGGTCCGGACGCCCGACTTCAGCAGCTGGGCCGCGCCGCGGATCCCCGCCAGGGGGTTCTTGATCTCGTGCGCCAGCATCCGACCCAGACCGATGATGGTTCTCAGGCCCGCGCTCTCGGCGCCGCCCCGCTCGCCGCTCAGGGCGCCCGAGCGGACGGTCAGGGTCAGCAGCACAGAGCCATCCTCCAGAGGAGCGGCCGAGGCGTCGGCGCGGAAGGCCGAGTGTCCGAACAGGCCGACCTCAAAGCCCCGCTCGCGGACCGGGCCGCCCTCGATGCGGGCCCGCGCCACCAGGGTCAGGAGGGGCGCGTCCGGCGCCATGGCGGCGGAAAGGCCGCTGCGGGTCATCACCCCCAGCGACT
The sequence above is a segment of the Phenylobacterium parvum genome. Coding sequences within it:
- a CDS encoding sensor histidine kinase; translated protein: MSPFLEAAGRRLGPIRVLAGSSMTTGGVYLAAALLTGLGIFLAASPPQSGPLAPASLNILWVLGASLVLILWLLAAAGRTVLGLLRDRTADPAARLRLRFVTLFAAAATAPALVVALFYGVLVNRGVEDWFSTRVQTVVENSATVFRSYLEEQKRYVREHVTLIATDLNGAAGALGDSPVTFGLFLAQQAADNDFPAAYLIDREGRVLARAESASAPAFLTPPEQAFRAADEGDIFVSANLTRTVFRLKSYPDAYLYLVRPVGEGVVANLSEAEQALVSYRDAAQSRDRIQRAFALAYVETALLVLIGAVWLGMGAAHSISAPVGRLVQAAERVARGDLTARVDAESDPEEIAVLSRAFNDMTRDLSQQQEALTRASDEARRRRQFIEAVLSEVSAGVVATGADGRISAVNRQAARLLDLPEDPVFASPTTLESAAPEMGEILAAARTVGHAEGEVDISRGRETVRLRVRASRIGEGLVLTFDDITRLVSAQRNAAWRDVARRIAHEIKNPLTPIQLSAERIRRKFRRNVEAADLDTFDRCTETIVRQVGDIGRMVDEFSAFARMPAPQPSDQDAAELLREAVFGRRVADPDIEWVIGEPLPDVILRADGRMLAQALANVLKNAAEAVRARLSAQPDPPGRILADLRLDDQGLAFVIEDNGLGLPAKDRDRLTEPYVTTREKGTGLGLAIVKRVMEDHGGDLVLADAEAGPGARVLLRLPLSVAQATRTIPKVESA
- a CDS encoding D-amino-acid transaminase, which produces MGRVAYVNGAYVRHADAAVHIEDRGYQLADAIYEVWAMSDGRLCDPEGHFARLERSLGELSIDMPMSRAALTTVLKETVRRNHIRDGLVYLQVSRGVAPRDHAFPAEPVPPAVVVTVKRVDPQAAEARATAGVGVITTPENRWGRCDIKTVGLLPNVLAKQAAREAGSAEAWFIDADGLVTEGASSNAWIVTADGVLVTRDTTANILRGVTRATLLEVARTENLRIEERPFSLEEARRAREAFFTGAGALLMPVVAIDGQPVGEGRPGPVASRLRRLYIEEARAAAI
- a CDS encoding sigma 54-interacting transcriptional regulator: MNAATKKIIIADDDSSIRLVLSQTFTRLGYQVRATGNAATLLKWVSEGEGDLVITDVIMPDENVFDVLPRIRKERPRLPVIVMSAQNTLLTAVNAADAGAFEYVSKPFDLEDITAVARRALSRPADVEASRAQARAARDERLPLIGRSAPMQEVYRTIARLVGADLTVLILGESGTGKELVARALHDMGRRRDGRFVVINLAAVPRERVETELFGRNDGDIGKLVEADGGTLFLDEIGDMPLDAQTRLLRVIDGSETAINPRTGRRPNVRIIAATNRDLRGLIQQGLFREDLYFRLNVAPLRIPPLRDRAEDIPDLARSFLLRANREGLPAKTIDGGALDRLKAHSWPGNVRELENLIRRICALYGEELITARIIELELADQQAPLRGQEGPVTLSGLVDRYLAGHFATFPEGLPPPGLYDRILEEVERPLIALTLAGTRGNQVRAAEILGLNRNTLRKKIQDLGVEMTRARR
- a CDS encoding two-component system sensor histidine kinase NtrB — its product is MTPVPAGESLRAAAFDMAPEPAVVVADGGQVVAANEAAERLFGQSLGVMTRSGLSAAMAPDAPLLTLVARARIEGGPVRERGFEVGLFGHSAFRADASAAPLEDGSVLLTLTVRSGALSGERGGAESAGLRTIIGLGRMLAHEIKNPLAGIRGAAQLLKSGVRTEDTPLAQLIVDEVDRVKRLVDRMEAFSDDAAPVCRPINIHLVLDRVRTLAVNGVGEGLSVVEDYDPSLPLTPGDEDQLIQIFLNLVKNAAEAAHRRGDGQGEIVIRTAFRHGVRIRTGGARGLRSTPLEVRVIDNGPGVPAHLRDSLFQPFVTGRNGGVGLGLALVSKLVSAHCGLIDFTSEPGRTVFRVLLPIVTEDPA
- a CDS encoding sigma-54-dependent transcriptional regulator, producing the protein MAADVLVVDDEADIRDLVAGILTDEGYAVRTANDSESALAEIRARKPSLLILDIWMQGGGMDGLELLDMVKGLDTDLPVIMISGHGNIETAVSAIKRGAYEFLEKPFKSDRLLLVVERALEAANLRRENRRLRARTVTPDGLIGRSQVVQQLRGLINKLATANSRVLISGPPGAGKETVARMIHAASPRGRNEFMVISAAGMTPERVDIELFGEEGEAGRPAKIGVFERAHGGTLYLDEVADMPRETQSRILRVLVDQRFRRVGGASDVQVDVRVVSSTCRDLRAEIAEGRFREDLFHRLNVVPLGVPGLAERREDIPELVDFFIQRISEGAGLPRRRLSDDALASLQVRDWPGNLSQLRNQIERLLILASGDPAEPITSEMIPPEPEAQERTGGGFGAERIISLPLREAREVFERDYLHAQMLRFSGNISRTAAFIGMERSALHRKLKSLGLSGGRAVTEGEEG